In a genomic window of Paramicrobacterium chengjingii:
- the pyk gene encoding pyruvate kinase encodes MRRAKIVATLGPATSSYEKIRALIDAGVNVARMNLSHGSYDVHEGVYANVRKAATDTGKPIAVLVDLQGPKIRLGTFANGPHELEEGDIFTITTEDVVGDENICGTTFKGLPDDVSPGDFLLIDDGKVRVQVLETDGVRVTTKVIVAGPVSNNKGINLPGVAVNVPALSEKDEADLRWGLKLGADFIALSFVRDAEDITRVHEIMNEEGITLPVIAKIEKPQAVDALDGIIDAFDGIMVARGDLGVELPLEAVPLVQKRAVEQCRRMAKPVIVATQMLESMISSPVPTRAETSDVANAILDGADAVMLSGETSVGEYPEITVQTMARIIAATEEHGLERIAPLGSKPRTQGGALTLAASEVADFVEARYLCVFTESGDSVRRMARLRTKIPVLGFTPNEAIRRRMQLNWGIESFLVDTVTHTDEMFGQVDDILLAEGMATEGEKVVVISGSPPGISGSTNDVRVHTMGDVHQEVAPAYALRKNNKQ; translated from the coding sequence ATGAGACGAGCAAAGATCGTCGCAACCCTCGGGCCCGCGACATCCAGCTACGAAAAGATCCGCGCACTGATCGACGCGGGCGTGAACGTGGCACGGATGAACCTGAGCCACGGAAGCTATGACGTCCACGAGGGCGTTTACGCGAACGTGCGCAAGGCGGCAACCGACACGGGTAAGCCTATTGCCGTACTTGTCGACTTGCAGGGGCCGAAGATTCGCCTCGGCACTTTTGCAAACGGGCCGCACGAGCTCGAAGAGGGTGACATCTTCACAATCACCACAGAGGATGTTGTCGGCGACGAGAACATCTGCGGCACGACCTTCAAGGGTCTGCCAGACGATGTCTCACCCGGCGACTTTCTGCTGATCGATGATGGAAAAGTGCGCGTTCAGGTTCTCGAGACCGACGGCGTGCGCGTCACGACGAAAGTCATCGTCGCCGGACCGGTATCGAACAACAAGGGAATCAATCTTCCCGGCGTCGCTGTCAACGTACCGGCGCTTTCCGAGAAAGACGAAGCCGATCTTCGATGGGGTCTCAAGCTCGGTGCCGACTTCATCGCGCTCTCGTTCGTGCGCGACGCCGAAGATATCACACGCGTGCACGAGATCATGAACGAAGAGGGCATCACCCTCCCCGTGATCGCGAAGATCGAAAAACCTCAGGCGGTAGACGCCCTTGACGGAATCATCGACGCATTCGACGGCATCATGGTTGCTCGCGGCGACCTCGGTGTCGAGCTCCCGCTCGAGGCCGTTCCCCTTGTGCAGAAGCGCGCAGTTGAGCAGTGCCGCCGTATGGCGAAGCCTGTCATTGTCGCGACGCAGATGCTCGAATCCATGATCTCCAGCCCTGTTCCGACGCGGGCTGAAACATCTGACGTCGCCAACGCTATTCTCGATGGTGCCGATGCAGTCATGCTGAGCGGCGAGACAAGCGTCGGCGAGTACCCCGAGATCACCGTGCAGACAATGGCGCGGATCATTGCGGCAACCGAAGAGCACGGTCTCGAGCGGATCGCACCGCTGGGCAGCAAGCCCCGCACCCAGGGAGGCGCCCTCACACTCGCGGCGTCGGAGGTCGCCGACTTCGTCGAGGCGCGGTACCTCTGTGTGTTCACAGAATCTGGCGACTCCGTGCGCCGCATGGCCCGCCTTCGCACAAAGATTCCGGTACTCGGCTTCACGCCGAACGAAGCGATCCGCCGCCGCATGCAGCTCAACTGGGGAATCGAATCCTTCCTCGTCGATACCGTGACGCACACGGACGAGATGTTCGGTCAGGTCGACGACATCCTCCTCGCCGAGGGAATGGCCACGGAGGGCGAGAAAGTCGTCGTGATCTCTGGCTCGCCTCCCGGAATCTCTGGCTCGACGAACGATGTCCGCGTGCACACGATGGGCGACGTTCACCAGGAAGTGGCGCCTGCCTACGCGCTGCGAAAGAACAACAAGCAGTAA
- the polA gene encoding DNA polymerase I → MSDNEKPTLLVIDGHSLAFRAFYALPIDSFQNSEGQHTNAIHGFIAMLLNLLKNEKPTHIAVAFDISRYSFRTREYPEYKGTRGETPPEFIGQIPLLQEALKAMNITTISIEDFEADDILATLSVRGTDEGYRVSVVSGDRDTIQLVNENVTLLYPSRQGVTDLTRYDPAKVKERYDIEPHQYPEIAALVGETSDNLPGVPKVGEKTAVKWLHRFGSLDEIIAHADEITGKVGESFREHKDNAVRNRRLNRLVTDVELPCEIGSLAKEPIDQAAVREIFSKLEFRSLLDRVMKLEGVENSEPAASTVTAPDAQNLLDEELGAWLNRQSQASTNGVAVSVEVVDGRPASIGVSGDTESVALAWLPDRADYAPFETWLADASIPKVMHGAKAQLKALTRAGLTVGGLSFDTFIAGWLLRPGGQEKTLADLVSRYLDEKLPEADPNQLVPEVEPSTAAALAWFTHRLVEPLLTRLDDGSARVLRDIEMPIVNVLAAIEARGVAMDASALDALSESLGVTARELAEKAFAEIGREINLGSPKQIQDVLFDQLEMPTTRATKTGYSTDAASLADLQASHPHPFLGLLLEHRDATKLRQIVDTLVKAIGGDGRIHTSYVQTGTSTGRISSTDPNLQNIPVRTEAGRHIREAFRVGAPYDSLLTADYSQIEMRIMAHLSEDPGLIEAFRTGEDLHRFVGARIFGVEPADVTSEMRSKVKAMSYGLAYGLSAFGLSRQLRIDNKEAKQLMSDYFERFGAVREYLRNVVEQAKVDGYTTTIFGRRRPFPDLKSPNRTLRQNAERAALNAPIQGSAADIIKIAMINIENDIREADLTSRMLMQVHDELVFEVSDGEHQELERIVRTRMGDAAELSVPLDVQVGYGPNWDAAAH, encoded by the coding sequence GTGTCGGACAACGAAAAGCCTACCTTGCTCGTGATCGATGGCCATTCGCTGGCCTTCCGTGCGTTTTACGCACTGCCGATCGATAGTTTTCAGAACAGCGAGGGGCAGCATACGAACGCCATCCATGGCTTCATCGCCATGCTGCTCAACCTGCTGAAGAACGAGAAGCCGACCCACATCGCTGTGGCGTTCGACATTTCTCGCTACTCCTTCCGCACGCGTGAATATCCGGAGTACAAGGGAACGCGGGGGGAGACTCCGCCGGAGTTCATCGGTCAGATTCCGCTTCTGCAAGAAGCGCTCAAAGCGATGAACATTACAACGATTTCCATCGAAGACTTCGAAGCAGACGACATCCTCGCGACGCTCTCCGTGCGCGGTACCGATGAGGGCTATCGCGTGTCCGTCGTTTCTGGCGATCGAGACACCATTCAGCTCGTCAACGAGAACGTCACCCTCCTCTACCCGTCCAGGCAGGGTGTCACCGATCTCACGCGCTACGACCCGGCTAAGGTCAAGGAACGGTACGACATCGAGCCTCATCAGTATCCCGAGATCGCCGCCCTTGTCGGTGAGACGAGCGACAATCTGCCTGGCGTTCCCAAAGTCGGCGAGAAAACGGCAGTGAAGTGGCTTCACCGATTTGGCAGCCTCGATGAGATCATCGCCCACGCTGATGAAATCACCGGCAAGGTGGGTGAGAGCTTCCGCGAGCACAAAGACAATGCTGTTCGCAATCGTCGTCTGAATCGCTTGGTCACTGACGTTGAGCTTCCGTGCGAGATCGGCTCGCTCGCAAAGGAGCCCATCGACCAGGCAGCGGTGCGCGAGATCTTCTCAAAGCTCGAGTTCCGCTCACTTCTCGACCGCGTGATGAAGCTCGAGGGAGTCGAGAACTCCGAGCCAGCAGCTTCCACCGTCACGGCGCCCGACGCCCAGAACCTTCTTGATGAAGAGCTCGGTGCCTGGCTCAATCGTCAGTCGCAGGCGAGCACGAACGGTGTCGCCGTCTCTGTGGAGGTCGTCGACGGCCGACCCGCCTCCATCGGAGTGTCGGGCGACACAGAATCCGTTGCCCTCGCGTGGCTACCGGATCGAGCCGACTACGCTCCATTCGAAACGTGGTTGGCCGACGCAAGCATCCCCAAGGTCATGCACGGCGCTAAGGCTCAGCTCAAAGCGTTGACCCGGGCGGGGCTCACGGTGGGGGGTCTGTCCTTCGACACATTCATCGCCGGCTGGCTGCTCCGCCCGGGCGGTCAAGAGAAGACGCTCGCGGATCTTGTGTCCCGCTATCTTGACGAGAAGCTTCCCGAGGCTGATCCCAACCAGCTCGTCCCCGAGGTCGAGCCCTCGACGGCTGCGGCGCTCGCGTGGTTTACACACCGCCTCGTCGAACCGCTGCTCACGCGCCTCGATGACGGTTCTGCGCGTGTGCTTCGTGATATCGAGATGCCGATCGTGAATGTGCTCGCCGCAATCGAAGCCAGGGGAGTGGCCATGGATGCCTCTGCCCTCGACGCGCTCTCTGAATCTCTGGGTGTCACGGCACGTGAGCTCGCAGAGAAGGCGTTCGCCGAGATTGGGCGTGAAATCAATCTCGGTTCGCCGAAGCAGATTCAAGACGTGCTCTTTGACCAGCTCGAGATGCCGACGACCCGTGCCACCAAGACGGGGTACTCAACGGATGCCGCGTCTCTTGCCGACCTTCAGGCTTCGCACCCGCACCCATTCCTCGGCCTGCTTCTTGAGCATCGCGATGCGACGAAGCTGCGGCAGATCGTTGACACCCTCGTCAAAGCGATCGGCGGCGACGGTCGCATTCACACGTCGTACGTGCAAACGGGAACCTCGACTGGTCGCATTTCGTCGACGGATCCCAATCTTCAGAACATCCCTGTTCGCACCGAAGCCGGACGCCACATTCGCGAGGCGTTCCGTGTCGGTGCTCCGTATGACAGCCTCCTCACTGCGGACTACTCGCAGATTGAAATGCGCATCATGGCGCACCTGTCAGAAGATCCGGGGTTGATCGAGGCGTTCCGCACGGGAGAAGACCTCCATAGATTCGTCGGCGCTCGCATATTTGGTGTCGAGCCGGCAGATGTCACCTCTGAGATGCGCTCGAAGGTGAAGGCGATGTCATATGGCCTCGCCTACGGGCTCAGCGCATTCGGCCTGTCTCGCCAGCTGCGCATCGACAACAAAGAGGCGAAACAGCTCATGTCCGACTATTTCGAACGATTCGGAGCCGTGCGCGAATACCTGCGCAACGTCGTTGAGCAGGCGAAGGTCGATGGCTACACCACGACGATCTTTGGCCGCCGCAGGCCGTTTCCCGATCTGAAGAGCCCCAATCGCACTCTGCGTCAGAATGCTGAGCGTGCGGCGCTCAACGCGCCGATTCAAGGCTCTGCTGCCGACATCATCAAGATCGCGATGATCAATATCGAGAACGACATTCGCGAGGCAGATCTCACAAGTCGCATGCTCATGCAGGTGCACGACGAGTTGGTGTTCGAGGTCAGTGACGGAGAGCACCAAGAACTTGAGCGCATTGTGCGCACACGCATGGGCGACGCTGCAGAGCTCAGCGTTCCCCTCGACGTTCAGGTGGGCTATGGGCCCAACTGGGATGCTGCGGCTCACTGA
- a CDS encoding ANTAR domain-containing response regulator produces the protein MTEQETTSNAPRRVVVAEDESLIRLDIVEILRDNGFEVVGEAGDGETAVALATELRPDLVVMDVKMPKLDGISAAERLSKAQIAPVVLLTAFSQKDLVERASEAGALAYVVKPFTPNDLLPAIEIALSRHQQIITLEAEVADMVERFETRKLVDRAKGLLNEKMGLSEPEAFRWIQKASMDRRLTMHDVAEAIIEQLSAKK, from the coding sequence GTGACTGAGCAAGAGACAACCTCAAACGCCCCCCGCCGCGTCGTCGTCGCCGAGGACGAATCGCTGATTCGACTCGACATCGTCGAGATTCTCCGTGACAACGGATTCGAAGTGGTCGGAGAGGCTGGTGATGGTGAAACAGCCGTGGCCTTGGCGACCGAATTGCGACCTGACTTGGTGGTCATGGACGTCAAGATGCCTAAGCTTGATGGCATCTCTGCAGCAGAGCGTCTGAGCAAGGCGCAGATCGCGCCCGTCGTACTGCTCACCGCATTCAGCCAGAAAGATCTGGTCGAGCGCGCATCTGAGGCCGGTGCCCTCGCCTATGTCGTCAAACCGTTCACCCCGAACGACCTGCTTCCGGCAATTGAGATCGCTCTCAGCCGACACCAGCAGATCATCACTCTCGAGGCCGAGGTCGCTGACATGGTCGAGCGCTTCGAGACGCGCAAACTCGTCGACCGCGCCAAGGGGCTGCTCAACGAGAAAATGGGGCTCAGTGAGCCTGAGGCATTCCGGTGGATTCAGAAGGCATCGATGGATCGCCGACTGACCATGCACGACGTTGCAGAAGCAATCATCGAACAGCTCAGCGCGAAAAAATAG
- a CDS encoding transporter substrate-binding domain-containing protein gives MNHKRRLLAGGAMVASLALMTGLTACSSDSGGDAEAPLEDSYVVATDTSFVPFEFKEDGEYVGFDIDLINAVADEAGFKVDLKTTNFDGMIPGLQTGTFDIAIAGMTIKPERAEKVDFSDPYYKSGLRIGVPIDNEDITSVEDLEGKNIATRLGSTSADYINNNIEGAKAQTFEQLDQAYLAVQNGTSDAILYDAPNVAYYIKTKGEDSLKMVGELLEAQDYGIAIAQGNESLVKAIDKALSTLKENGKYDEIYQKWFGEAPPSDD, from the coding sequence GTGAACCACAAAAGAAGACTGCTTGCCGGCGGAGCGATGGTTGCTTCGCTCGCCCTGATGACGGGGCTGACGGCATGTTCAAGCGACAGCGGCGGAGATGCCGAGGCTCCTCTTGAAGACTCCTACGTCGTCGCAACTGACACATCATTCGTGCCCTTCGAGTTCAAGGAAGACGGAGAGTACGTCGGCTTCGATATCGACCTCATCAATGCGGTGGCTGACGAAGCTGGCTTCAAGGTCGACCTGAAAACCACAAACTTCGATGGAATGATTCCCGGACTCCAGACGGGAACCTTCGACATAGCGATTGCGGGCATGACCATCAAGCCCGAGCGCGCCGAGAAGGTCGACTTCTCAGACCCGTACTACAAGTCCGGCCTACGAATCGGCGTCCCCATCGACAATGAGGACATCACGAGCGTTGAGGACCTCGAGGGCAAAAACATCGCAACCCGACTCGGTTCGACGAGCGCCGACTACATCAACAACAACATCGAGGGTGCGAAGGCTCAGACATTCGAGCAGCTCGATCAGGCTTACCTCGCCGTGCAGAATGGCACGTCGGACGCGATTCTCTACGACGCACCGAACGTTGCCTACTACATCAAGACAAAGGGCGAGGACAGCCTGAAGATGGTTGGCGAGCTCCTGGAAGCCCAGGACTACGGCATTGCCATCGCGCAGGGCAACGAAAGCCTGGTGAAGGCAATCGATAAGGCTCTCTCGACGCTCAAGGAGAACGGCAAATACGACGAGATCTACCAAAAGTGGTTCGGTGAAGCTCCGCCGAGCGACGATTAG
- a CDS encoding amino acid ABC transporter permease: MIHTVSFDWLGVVDYIPILLLGLYYTLLVSVVGLLIGFVLGAIFGLGRISRNKLVYGASTVYVEVFRGVPILILAIWVFYALPILLGFNIAPLIAGIISIGLNSGAYIAEVVRGAVQSVDKGQMEAGRSLGMSHHFTMQFVIWPQAFKRMIPPLGNQFIVSIKDTSVLSVILVPELVFQGRTIVATHFNALEIYTTVAVLYLIVTITLSKVLNITEKRLTHS, from the coding sequence ATGATTCATACAGTCTCATTCGACTGGCTTGGCGTCGTAGATTACATTCCCATCCTGCTCCTCGGTCTGTATTACACGCTCCTCGTATCCGTCGTTGGGCTTCTCATCGGTTTCGTCCTTGGGGCGATCTTCGGGCTCGGACGAATTTCGCGGAATAAGCTCGTTTATGGTGCCTCAACCGTTTACGTCGAGGTTTTCCGCGGGGTTCCGATCTTGATCTTGGCTATCTGGGTCTTCTACGCGCTCCCGATACTGCTCGGCTTCAATATTGCACCATTGATTGCCGGCATCATCTCAATCGGACTCAACTCCGGCGCGTACATCGCAGAGGTCGTTCGAGGTGCTGTCCAATCGGTTGATAAGGGGCAGATGGAGGCGGGCCGTTCGCTCGGCATGAGCCATCACTTCACCATGCAGTTCGTGATCTGGCCCCAGGCATTCAAGCGTATGATTCCGCCTCTGGGCAACCAGTTCATTGTGAGCATCAAAGACACTTCCGTGCTCTCGGTAATTCTCGTTCCCGAGTTGGTCTTCCAAGGCCGCACAATCGTGGCTACCCATTTCAACGCGCTTGAGATTTACACGACAGTCGCTGTGCTCTATCTCATTGTGACAATAACGCTGTCCAAGGTGCTCAACATCACCGAGAAGAGGCTGACACACTCATGA
- a CDS encoding DUF885 domain-containing protein, translating to MTAQQKRNATAIDGVAEGWVDTLVDLVPTVGTYIGRNDANDSFSDYSPDGIQNQREALTNARAALDAQNAVDDVDRVTKEDLGRELDLSVETIDAGLPFRSLNVIESPSQEIREVFDLMPTDTVDDWSTISTRLSRVPQAIEGYIETLQRGSATGIVPARRQVIEVAAQARKVAASDGFFTVFAHSASTTSGELPASLTADLGERAVRAAEAYGRLANFLTDELAGAATERDAIGRDLYALQSRQFLGAAIDLDETYEWGIEELARMVDEQESIARQIKPGASVLEAIEHLEHDESRKLHGTDALQKWMQATSDRAVADLGKSHFDIPDEIRTIECMIAPTQEGGIYYTGPTDDFTRPGRMWWSVPEGVTEFDTWRELTTVYHEGVPGHHLQIGQSVYNRDALNSWRRLLAGTSGHAEGWALYAERLMEQLGYLDDPADRLGMLDGQRMRAARVVLDIGVHLEKQRPDGAGPWTAGFAFDFMGRNVNMNESFVRFEVNRYLGWPGQAPSYKVGQRIWEQLRDDARAAGGESFDIKDFHRRALSLGGVGLDTLKNALTA from the coding sequence ATGACTGCACAACAGAAGAGAAACGCCACCGCAATCGACGGGGTCGCCGAGGGTTGGGTCGACACACTCGTTGACCTTGTGCCGACTGTAGGAACGTACATCGGTCGCAACGACGCGAACGACAGTTTCTCTGACTATTCACCCGATGGCATCCAGAATCAACGCGAGGCGCTCACAAACGCGAGGGCCGCTCTCGATGCGCAGAACGCTGTCGACGACGTTGACCGGGTGACGAAGGAAGACCTGGGCCGCGAACTCGATTTGTCAGTTGAAACGATCGATGCCGGCCTGCCGTTTCGCAGCCTCAACGTCATCGAATCGCCATCCCAAGAGATTCGAGAAGTCTTCGACCTGATGCCGACAGACACCGTTGACGATTGGTCCACGATCTCGACACGGCTCTCACGGGTTCCTCAAGCCATCGAAGGCTACATCGAGACGCTGCAGCGCGGAAGCGCAACGGGCATCGTTCCCGCACGACGTCAGGTGATCGAGGTTGCCGCTCAAGCGCGGAAGGTCGCGGCATCCGATGGGTTCTTCACCGTGTTCGCACACTCCGCCTCGACGACGAGCGGCGAGCTTCCTGCCTCGCTCACCGCAGACCTGGGGGAGCGCGCAGTGCGCGCTGCCGAAGCATACGGCCGACTCGCGAATTTTCTGACAGATGAGCTTGCCGGGGCGGCGACTGAACGCGATGCCATCGGCCGCGACCTGTACGCGCTGCAATCACGTCAGTTTCTCGGAGCCGCGATCGACCTCGATGAGACATACGAGTGGGGAATCGAGGAGCTGGCGCGCATGGTCGACGAACAGGAGTCGATCGCCAGGCAGATCAAACCTGGGGCGAGCGTGCTCGAAGCCATAGAGCACCTCGAGCACGATGAGAGCCGCAAGCTTCACGGCACCGACGCTCTGCAGAAGTGGATGCAGGCGACGAGCGATCGTGCCGTAGCCGACCTCGGAAAGAGTCACTTCGATATCCCCGACGAGATCAGAACGATTGAGTGCATGATCGCGCCCACTCAGGAAGGCGGCATTTACTACACCGGTCCGACAGACGACTTCACACGCCCGGGTCGCATGTGGTGGTCAGTTCCCGAAGGCGTCACCGAGTTCGACACCTGGCGTGAGCTCACAACCGTCTACCACGAGGGCGTCCCCGGGCATCATCTTCAAATCGGGCAATCCGTCTATAACCGTGACGCCCTGAACTCGTGGCGTCGTCTTCTGGCGGGAACGTCGGGGCATGCCGAGGGCTGGGCCCTGTACGCCGAGCGGCTCATGGAGCAGTTGGGCTATCTCGATGATCCAGCCGACAGACTGGGGATGCTCGATGGGCAGCGCATGCGCGCGGCTCGCGTCGTTCTCGACATCGGCGTGCACCTCGAGAAGCAACGCCCAGATGGTGCCGGCCCCTGGACAGCTGGCTTTGCCTTCGACTTCATGGGACGCAACGTGAACATGAATGAGAGCTTCGTGCGGTTCGAAGTCAACCGGTACCTCGGATGGCCGGGACAAGCTCCGTCCTACAAAGTCGGTCAGCGAATCTGGGAACAGCTGCGAGACGACGCTCGCGCAGCGGGAGGGGAGTCGTTTGATATCAAGGACTTCCATCGCCGCGCCCTTTCACTCGGAGGCGTCGGGCTCGACACGCTCAAGAACGCACTCACCGCGTAA
- a CDS encoding hotdog fold thioesterase, translating to MSQTASDPLEYVRERGIGALAEKMGIEITEFGLERAVATMPVEGNTQPAMLLHGGAYVVLGESLGSMSANLHAGEGRLAVGVDINATHTRSATSGTVTGVCTPIHLGRSVTVHEIAIFDDQDRRCSTVRITNMIKDRPTT from the coding sequence ATGAGCCAGACAGCGTCCGATCCTCTTGAGTACGTGCGCGAGCGCGGCATCGGTGCACTTGCCGAGAAGATGGGCATCGAGATCACGGAATTCGGGCTCGAGCGTGCTGTCGCCACGATGCCTGTTGAGGGGAACACGCAGCCCGCGATGCTGCTGCACGGCGGAGCGTATGTGGTTCTGGGTGAGTCGCTCGGTTCGATGTCGGCCAATCTTCACGCCGGAGAAGGACGTCTCGCTGTCGGTGTTGATATCAACGCCACTCATACGCGTTCAGCGACAAGCGGAACGGTCACAGGTGTCTGCACGCCCATCCACCTGGGGCGGAGCGTCACGGTACATGAGATCGCGATATTTGATGACCAAGACCGACGCTGCTCCACTGTTCGCATCACGAACATGATCAAGGACCGCCCCACGACTTAA
- a CDS encoding amino acid ABC transporter ATP-binding protein: protein MIIHVADLHKKFGDNEVLKGINCDVEPQEVVCVIGPSGSGKSTFLRCLNMLEDITSGEVVIDGQSLTAKDTDINAVRTEIGMVFQQFNLFPHKSVIENIMLAPQKVRKLSTAEARDRGLKLLEKVGLGDKADAYPAQLSGGQQQRVAIARALAMEPKMMLFDEPTSALDPELVGDVLAVMKQLALEGMTMVVVTHEMGFAREMGDRVIFMDDGYVVEEGKPEQIFDSPQHERTKSFLDKIL, encoded by the coding sequence ATGATCATCCACGTTGCAGACCTGCATAAGAAGTTCGGTGACAACGAGGTACTCAAAGGAATCAACTGCGATGTAGAGCCTCAAGAGGTCGTCTGCGTCATCGGTCCGAGTGGCTCGGGGAAGAGCACATTCCTTCGGTGCCTGAACATGCTTGAAGACATCACGAGCGGCGAGGTCGTGATCGACGGGCAGAGCCTGACAGCCAAAGACACCGATATCAACGCTGTGCGCACAGAAATCGGAATGGTGTTTCAGCAGTTCAACCTGTTCCCGCACAAGTCCGTCATCGAGAACATCATGCTCGCTCCTCAGAAGGTGCGAAAGCTCTCGACGGCGGAAGCGCGCGATCGCGGACTCAAGCTCCTCGAGAAGGTTGGGCTCGGCGACAAGGCAGACGCGTACCCCGCACAACTCTCGGGTGGCCAGCAGCAGCGTGTCGCGATTGCCCGCGCCTTGGCGATGGAACCGAAGATGATGCTCTTCGATGAGCCGACCAGTGCTCTCGACCCGGAACTCGTTGGGGACGTTCTCGCCGTCATGAAGCAGCTCGCTCTCGAGGGAATGACCATGGTCGTCGTCACCCATGAGATGGGCTTCGCCCGAGAGATGGGAGACCGGGTGATCTTCATGGACGATGGCTACGTCGTCGAGGAGGGAAAGCCGGAACAGATCTTTGATTCGCCGCAACACGAGCGCACAAAGTCGTTCCTTGACAAGATTCTCTAG
- the rpsA gene encoding 30S ribosomal protein S1: MTTATTAKQVAINDIGSAEDFLAAVEKTLKFFNDGDLIEGTVVKIDRDEVLLDVGYKTEGVIPSRELSIKHDVDPTEVVEVGDSVEALVLQKEDKEGRLILSKKRAQYERAWGDVEKIKESDGVVTGQVIEVVKGGLIVDIGLRGFLPASLIELRRVRDLTPYLGQELEAKILELDKNRNNVVLSRRALLEQTQSESRTSFLNNLHKGQVRKGIVSSIVNFGAFVDLGGVDGLVHVSELSWKHIEHASEVVEVGQEVTVEILEVDLDRERVSLSLKATQEDPWQVFARTHAIGQITPGKVTKLVPFGAFVRVADGIEGLVHISELSSKHVELADQVVSVNQEVFVKIIDIDLERRRISLSLKQANEGVDPEGTEFDPALYGMATEYDDEGNYKYPEGFDPETNEWREGFETQREKWEQDYAAAQGRWEAHKKQVAASLVEEVDVEAPAAAANYAGDANSAGTLADDASLAALREKLSNTN; encoded by the coding sequence ATGACAACCGCAACGACCGCCAAGCAGGTCGCTATCAACGACATCGGATCTGCTGAAGACTTCCTGGCAGCGGTCGAGAAGACACTGAAGTTCTTCAACGACGGAGACCTCATCGAAGGCACCGTCGTGAAGATCGACCGCGACGAGGTTCTCCTCGACGTCGGATACAAGACAGAGGGTGTTATCCCCTCTCGCGAACTTTCCATCAAGCACGATGTCGATCCCACCGAGGTCGTCGAGGTCGGCGACAGCGTTGAAGCGCTCGTTCTCCAGAAGGAGGACAAAGAGGGCCGCCTCATCCTGTCGAAGAAGCGTGCACAGTACGAACGCGCCTGGGGCGATGTCGAGAAGATCAAGGAATCCGACGGCGTCGTGACTGGTCAGGTCATCGAGGTTGTCAAGGGTGGACTGATCGTCGACATCGGCCTCCGTGGCTTCCTCCCGGCTTCGCTCATCGAACTTCGCCGCGTTCGCGACCTGACCCCGTACCTCGGGCAGGAGCTTGAGGCTAAGATCCTCGAGCTCGACAAGAACCGCAACAACGTGGTTCTGTCACGTCGCGCACTGCTCGAGCAGACGCAGTCCGAGAGCCGCACCTCGTTCCTCAACAACCTGCACAAGGGTCAGGTTCGCAAGGGCATCGTGTCGTCGATCGTCAACTTCGGTGCGTTCGTCGACCTCGGCGGTGTGGACGGGCTCGTTCACGTTTCTGAGCTCAGCTGGAAGCACATCGAGCACGCATCAGAGGTTGTCGAGGTTGGCCAGGAGGTCACCGTTGAGATCCTCGAGGTCGACCTCGACCGTGAGCGCGTTTCGCTATCGCTCAAGGCAACGCAGGAAGACCCATGGCAGGTGTTCGCACGCACGCACGCGATCGGTCAGATCACGCCGGGCAAGGTCACCAAGCTCGTTCCCTTCGGTGCGTTCGTTCGCGTTGCCGATGGCATCGAGGGCCTCGTTCACATCTCCGAGCTCAGCTCGAAGCACGTGGAACTCGCCGACCAGGTCGTTTCTGTCAACCAGGAAGTCTTCGTCAAGATCATCGACATCGATCTTGAGCGTCGCCGCATCTCGCTGAGTCTCAAGCAGGCTAACGAGGGCGTCGACCCCGAGGGCACCGAGTTTGACCCGGCTCTCTACGGCATGGCCACGGAGTACGACGACGAGGGGAACTACAAGTACCCCGAGGGCTTCGACCCCGAGACCAACGAGTGGCGCGAAGGCTTCGAGACTCAGCGCGAGAAGTGGGAGCAGGATTACGCTGCTGCCCAGGGTCGCTGGGAAGCTCACAAGAAGCAGGTCGCTGCCTCACTCGTCGAGGAAGTCGACGTCGAAGCTCCTGCAGCCGCAGCGAATTACGCCGGCGACGCAAACTCAGCGGGAACCCTCGCTGATGACGCATCGCTTGCCGCGTTGCGCGAAAAGCTCTCGAACACCAACTGA